Proteins encoded by one window of Rutidosis leptorrhynchoides isolate AG116_Rl617_1_P2 chromosome 7, CSIRO_AGI_Rlap_v1, whole genome shotgun sequence:
- the LOC139857509 gene encoding ubiquitin-like modifier-activating enzyme 5, protein MEVELKQLLTDLQNLKTSLPDPSHQASVDQIRLRVETLTSLAIAGQTRRTKVKDMSAEVVDSNPYSRLMALQRMGIVDNYERIRDFSVAIVGIGGVGSVAAEMLTRCGIGRLLLYDYDTVELANMNRLFFRPEQVGMTKTDAAVQTLSEINPDVVLESFTLNITTVQGFETFIASLKNKSFRKDKEGTGVDLVLSCVDNYEARMVVNQACNELNQTWMESGVSEDAVSGHIQLLIPGETACFACAPPLVVASGVDERTLKREGVCAASLPTTMGVVAGLLVQNTLKFLLTFGQVSPYLGYNALKDFFPTMAMKPNPQCSNGPCLERQKEYMLIKPARDAAAKAKMEEELSTIENPIHADNEWNISVVDDCEVEVINSQSSDALPDGLVRELPNADVYQQPTSSKETVDMADDLEDLKRQLDALNAY, encoded by the exons ATGGAAGTCGAATTGAAACAGTTGTTGACAGATCTCCAAAATCTCAAGACTTCATTGCCGGATCCATCTCATCAAGCTTCCGTCGATCAG ATTCGGTTGCGTGTAGAAACTCTCACCAGTCTTGCAATAGCTGGACAAACTCGGCGCACAAAAGTCAAG GATATGAGTGCAGAGGTTGTAGATAGCAACCCATATAGTAGGCTCATGGCTCTGCAAAGGATGGGTATTGTGGACAATTATGAAAGAATACGTGACTTTTCAGTTGCCATAGTT GGTATTGGTGGTGTGGGGAGTGTTGCTGCTGAAATGCTTACAAGATGTGGTATAGGCCGTCTTTTGTTGTATGATTATGACACAGTGGAGTTGGCCAACATGAATAGGCTATTTTTTCGTCCCGAACAG GTTGGTATGACCAAGACTGATGCTGCTGTCCAAACGTTATCAGAAATAAATCCAGATGTAGTTCTTGAG AGCTTTACCCTGAACATAACAACGGTGCAAGGCTTTGAAACTTTTATTGCAAGCCTGAAAAACAAATCTTTTCGTAAAGATAAAGAAGGTACTGGAGTGGATCTTGTTTTAAGTTGCGTGGATAATTACGAAGCCAGGATGGTTGTAAATCAGGCTTGTAATGAACTGAATCAAACTTGGATGGAATCTG GTGTGTCTGAGGATGCTGTTTCTGGTCATATACAGTTATTGATTCCTGGTGAAACTGCTTGTTTTGCTTGTGCGCCTCCTCTG GTTGTCGCATCGGGGGTTGATGAACGTACACTTAAGCGTGAAGGAGTTTGTGCTGCATCTTTGCCTACAACTATG GGGGTCGTTGCTGGGCTTTTAGTCCAGAACACACTGAAGTTCTTACTAACATTTGGGCAAGTTTCACCATACTTG GGATATAATGCTCTGAAAGATTTTTTCCCTACAATGGCAATGAAACCAAACCCTCAATGTTCAAATGGACCTTGCCTTGAGCGTCAG AAAGAGTACATGCTTATAAAGCCTGCGAGAGATGCTGCTGCTAAAGCAAAGATGGAGGAAGAACTATCAACAATAGAGAACCCTATTCATGCGGATAATGAATGGAATATAAG TGTTGTTGATGATTGCGAGGTTGAAGTTATAAATTCCCAAAGTTCAG ATGCACTGCCAGATGGCCTTGTTCGTGAGCTTCCAAACGCAGATGTGTACCAGCAGCCAACAAGTTCAAAAGAGACCGTAGACATGGCAGATGATCTTGAAGATCTCAAAAGGCAACTCGACGCCCTTAATGCTTACTAG